One stretch of Pseudomonadota bacterium DNA includes these proteins:
- a CDS encoding PAS domain S-box protein: MKAAYILAWMTILAFVAWSGNLLMEIQTNWEDTNEIHAWHDDLDILRLTLQNLNRPGNDVLEHYYVERNRQALARYTRDYEQSLTAVERWSVSDSELQPLVNSLKREQAGLMRYANEILVQAEQREQLRTGGAEQEAIREKETTAATAMARMDQAFQNCLQLLLSLEEAVEVRDHLLESQQRWHFKQLYLMLFVALLASGLSVELVRRTMRQREALRDSSARINAIMNNVVDGIITVDDTGRIESSNPAADALFGQQERTLVGQQFTDLLGNCCRARYQELVAGNMDTVREPFPLTSCEDTSRCGHAACFPMELALSHVTVQGRHLRVHIIRDITARRQAERELRQAASVFENINEGIMVTDAQGALLSVNPAFTAMTQYSREEVLGKTPRILHSGRHDREFYRDMWQAIIENGQWQGEIWNRRKNGEIYPQWLTINAVKDGNGQLINYLGVTWDITELKSSERMKEEFITTVSHELRTPLTSVLGSLGMLMQGDGGPIPEQARRLIQMAYSNSGRLVRLVGDILDFEKMSTGRMNFHLRTLKLMPLIQQTIESNRTLSEQSGISIELVEALDDVRITCDAERLMQAVTNLLSNAIKFSPRGSRVEVAVCRRHPMIRIAVSDQGPGIPEQFRPEIFEKFTQLNDRHQEQKGGIGLGLSIAKLIVQKHNGVIDFESEPGVRTTFFIDLPELRSISGGKAVAPPRRNKIKRPAG; the protein is encoded by the coding sequence GTGAAAGCTGCCTATATCCTCGCCTGGATGACCATCCTCGCCTTCGTCGCCTGGAGCGGCAACCTGCTGATGGAAATCCAGACGAATTGGGAGGATACGAACGAGATCCATGCCTGGCACGATGATCTCGACATCCTGCGACTGACGCTGCAGAACCTCAACCGGCCCGGCAATGACGTGCTGGAACACTACTACGTCGAGCGCAACCGGCAGGCACTGGCGCGCTACACCAGGGATTACGAGCAGTCGCTGACCGCGGTCGAACGCTGGAGCGTCAGTGACAGCGAGTTGCAGCCGCTGGTCAATAGCCTCAAGCGCGAGCAGGCCGGGCTGATGCGCTACGCGAACGAGATCCTCGTCCAGGCCGAGCAGCGCGAGCAGCTGCGCACGGGCGGCGCCGAACAGGAAGCCATCCGGGAGAAGGAGACCACGGCCGCGACCGCCATGGCGCGCATGGACCAGGCCTTCCAGAACTGCCTGCAGCTGCTGCTCTCGCTCGAGGAAGCCGTAGAGGTGCGGGATCATCTGCTGGAGTCGCAGCAACGCTGGCACTTCAAGCAGCTCTACCTCATGCTGTTCGTCGCCCTGCTGGCATCGGGACTCAGCGTGGAACTGGTGCGGCGCACCATGCGCCAGCGCGAGGCGCTGCGCGATAGTTCCGCACGCATCAATGCGATCATGAACAACGTGGTCGACGGCATCATCACGGTCGACGACACGGGCCGGATCGAGTCCTCCAACCCTGCCGCCGATGCGCTGTTCGGCCAGCAGGAACGGACCCTGGTCGGACAGCAGTTCACGGACCTGCTCGGCAACTGCTGCCGGGCGCGTTACCAGGAACTGGTCGCGGGCAATATGGATACCGTGAGGGAGCCGTTCCCCCTCACTTCCTGCGAGGATACATCCAGATGCGGACACGCGGCCTGTTTCCCGATGGAACTCGCCCTGAGCCACGTGACCGTGCAAGGCCGCCACCTGCGGGTGCATATCATCCGCGATATCACCGCCCGCAGGCAGGCGGAACGCGAGCTGCGCCAGGCGGCGAGCGTATTCGAAAATATCAATGAGGGCATCATGGTCACCGACGCGCAGGGCGCCCTGCTCTCCGTCAACCCCGCCTTCACCGCGATGACCCAGTACAGCCGGGAGGAGGTGCTGGGCAAGACGCCGCGCATCCTGCATTCCGGCCGCCACGACCGCGAGTTCTACCGGGATATGTGGCAGGCGATCATCGAGAACGGCCAGTGGCAGGGCGAGATCTGGAACCGGCGCAAGAACGGTGAGATCTATCCCCAGTGGCTGACCATCAATGCCGTCAAGGATGGCAACGGACAGCTCATCAACTACCTGGGCGTCACCTGGGACATCACGGAACTGAAGTCTTCCGAACGCATGAAGGAGGAATTCATCACCACCGTGAGCCATGAACTGCGCACCCCGCTGACCTCGGTGCTCGGCTCCCTCGGCATGCTGATGCAGGGTGACGGCGGGCCGATTCCGGAGCAGGCGCGCCGACTGATCCAGATGGCCTACAGCAACAGCGGCCGGCTGGTGCGGCTGGTCGGCGACATCCTGGATTTCGAGAAAATGTCGACGGGCAGGATGAACTTCCACCTCCGGACGCTCAAGCTCATGCCGCTCATCCAGCAAACCATCGAAAGCAACAGGACGCTGTCCGAGCAGTCCGGCATCAGTATCGAGCTGGTGGAAGCGCTGGATGATGTCCGGATAACCTGCGACGCGGAACGCCTGATGCAGGCCGTCACGAACCTGCTGTCGAACGCGATCAAGTTCTCGCCGCGGGGCAGCCGGGTCGAGGTCGCGGTGTGCCGCCGGCATCCGATGATCCGGATCGCGGTCTCCGATCAGGGTCCCGGCATTCCGGAGCAGTTCCGTCCCGAGATCTTCGAGAAGTTCACGCAGCTGAATGACAGGCATCAGGAACAGAAAGGCGGCATCGGCCTGGGCCTGAGTATTGCGAAGCTCATCGTCCAGAAGCACAATGGTGTGATTGACTTCGAATCCGAGCCCGGTGTGCGCACGACCTTCTTCATCGATCTGCCCGAACTGCGATCGATCAGCGGCGGGAAAGCCGTTGCACCACCGCGCCGGAACAAGATCAAACGCCCCGCCGGCTGA
- a CDS encoding response regulator transcription factor, translating to MKVLVVEDDADISNLLTYYFEAKGHDVVIARDGLDALRQFKEAQPELILLDVMLPKLDGWAVLEAVRAQSSVPVIMLTALGDTEDVVTGLSLGADDYLRKPFEIRELEARISSIQRRVVQAAPDLMQCGHITIDDRSKSVAIDGNDIPLSPKEYEMLKLLASDPGRVFTNAEIIDHVWEGQGRATSVDVKQCIYHLRNRIEQNPQAPQLIQNVKGFGYKLVV from the coding sequence ATGAAGGTTCTTGTCGTTGAAGATGACGCGGATATCAGCAACCTGCTGACCTACTATTTCGAGGCCAAGGGCCACGATGTGGTGATCGCGCGTGATGGACTGGATGCGCTGCGGCAGTTCAAGGAGGCGCAGCCGGAGCTCATTCTCCTGGATGTGATGCTGCCCAAGCTGGACGGCTGGGCGGTACTGGAGGCCGTACGCGCGCAAAGCAGCGTCCCCGTGATCATGCTCACCGCACTGGGCGACACCGAGGACGTCGTTACCGGCCTGTCACTCGGCGCCGACGATTACCTGCGCAAACCCTTCGAGATACGCGAACTCGAGGCGCGCATCAGCAGCATCCAGCGGCGTGTGGTGCAGGCGGCACCGGACCTGATGCAGTGCGGCCACATCACCATCGATGACCGTTCCAAATCGGTAGCGATCGACGGCAACGACATCCCGCTCTCGCCCAAGGAATACGAAATGCTGAAGCTGCTGGCGAGCGATCCCGGGCGCGTCTTCACCAACGCCGAGATCATCGATCATGTGTGGGAAGGCCAGGGCCGGGCGACCAGTGTCGATGTCAAGCAGTGCATCTATCACCTGCGTAATCGCATCGAGCAGAATCCGCAGGCGCCGCAACTGATTCAGAACGTCAAGGGCTTCGGTTACAAGCTCGTGGTCTGA
- a CDS encoding TlpA disulfide reductase family protein — protein sequence MRLLIALTLWLAVLPAAALDDATLATQQMQRLAEAAPDFVLSGRAGESLQLAALRGRPVILHFWATWCTSCRQELPLIQALAERLADADVAVVLVAIDGRDAAPEIGRYAADLGVTLPVYRAGDGEISPRYWSWGVPITYLIDRDGAIAGRALGPREWTSAGMRTLIDRFVARQSQP from the coding sequence ATGCGCCTGCTGATCGCCCTGACGCTATGGCTGGCCGTGCTGCCGGCGGCGGCGCTGGATGATGCCACCCTCGCGACCCAGCAGATGCAGCGGCTCGCGGAAGCCGCGCCGGACTTCGTGCTGTCGGGGCGCGCGGGCGAATCGCTGCAGCTCGCCGCCCTGCGCGGTCGTCCGGTCATTCTGCATTTCTGGGCGACCTGGTGTACGTCCTGCCGCCAGGAACTCCCGCTCATACAGGCGCTGGCGGAGCGGCTGGCGGACGCCGATGTCGCGGTGGTGCTGGTTGCCATCGACGGCCGCGACGCCGCGCCGGAGATCGGCCGCTATGCGGCGGACCTGGGCGTGACCCTGCCGGTTTACCGCGCCGGGGATGGCGAGATCAGTCCGCGCTACTGGAGCTGGGGTGTCCCCATAACCTATCTGATCGATCGTGACGGTGCCATCGCCGGTCGTGCCCTGGGGCCGCGGGAATGGACTTCCGCCGGCATGCGCACGCTCATCGACCGCTTTGTGGCCCGCCAGAGCCAGCCCTGA
- a CDS encoding transporter: MFRYLPVLVAGAAVFATQVHACDYCLIGQGISPLQTQTGAGVRVAQRYTLLDSIYAGDSELGNPGVTEEYWTTEVSGFYSVSERLLVLATLPLRQTRGNGELAIGPGGDPEREDITGDARGIGDLSLLGRYTFHTRHTLDSTTLLAGVLGIKLPTGSTRRHGDQDEFLDAHLQPGTGSTDLLFGVSVDHAQGRLALSANLLASIPGKGETGDLSHQFGHSLNYDVTGKYRLTPAASGSGANALFVALGVNGEVRGKEKLDGVTLDDTGGHTIYLTPGLQYQVAQHWIFEFTYQHAVYHDVNEIQLGEDYKLFGAATYLF, translated from the coding sequence ATGTTTCGTTATCTGCCTGTACTGGTGGCCGGCGCCGCCGTATTCGCTACCCAGGTCCATGCCTGCGACTACTGCCTCATCGGCCAGGGTATCTCACCGCTCCAGACGCAGACCGGCGCCGGCGTGCGGGTGGCGCAGCGTTACACGCTGCTCGATTCCATCTATGCGGGTGACAGCGAACTCGGCAATCCCGGTGTCACCGAGGAATACTGGACGACGGAAGTCTCTGGTTTCTACAGTGTCTCCGAGCGCCTGCTGGTACTGGCCACGCTGCCGCTGCGCCAGACCCGGGGTAACGGGGAGCTGGCCATAGGTCCCGGCGGCGACCCGGAACGCGAGGATATCACCGGCGACGCCCGCGGCATCGGCGACCTGTCGCTGCTGGGGCGCTACACCTTCCATACCAGGCATACCCTGGACAGCACCACCTTGCTGGCCGGCGTCCTGGGCATCAAGCTGCCGACCGGCAGTACCCGCCGGCACGGCGACCAGGACGAATTCCTCGATGCCCATCTTCAGCCCGGTACCGGCTCCACCGACCTGTTGTTCGGCGTCTCGGTCGATCACGCACAAGGACGCCTGGCACTGTCCGCCAACCTGCTGGCATCGATACCGGGCAAGGGTGAAACCGGCGATCTCTCGCATCAGTTCGGCCATTCGCTCAACTACGACGTGACCGGCAAATACCGGCTCACCCCGGCCGCCAGCGGCAGCGGCGCGAATGCCCTGTTTGTCGCGCTCGGCGTGAATGGCGAGGTGCGCGGCAAGGAGAAACTCGACGGCGTTACGCTGGATGACACGGGCGGGCACACGATCTACCTGACACCGGGCCTGCAGTATCAGGTGGCGCAGCACTGGATCTTCGAGTTCACCTACCAGCATGCCGTGTATCACGACGTCAACGAGATCCAGCTGGGCGAGGACTACAAGCTGTTCGGCGCCGCCACCTACCTGTTCTAG
- the ubiM gene encoding 5-demethoxyubiquinol-8 5-hydroxylase UbiM, whose product MQQTDYDVLIAGGGPAGLACARLLADTGLTVAVVEKTDARTLADPAYDGREIALTHLSRRIMQQADMWDRIDPAAIAPVAAARVSNGDSPYALHFDRGVSGVGSLGFMVSNHLIRRSAWAAVQDCRRVTLLTDAEVCAAGSDRQQAWIRLADGRTLTAALLVAADSRFSAVRRMLGIAASMHDFGRTCIVCRMACESPHAGIAWECFQYDRTLAVLPLNGNCCSVVITLDAQDSAAVLAMPPAEFAHDIARRIDHRLGAMRLVSALFPYPLVAVYAERFHARRCVLVGDAAVGMHPVTAHGFNFGLRGAHTLAQAVGRAHAAGRDFAGAGVLHGYHSAHVRATRPVYLGTNALVRLYTRTDPLARVARRALLVAGNRLPPLRRLITNRLTEVA is encoded by the coding sequence ATGCAACAGACTGACTACGACGTGCTGATTGCCGGCGGCGGGCCGGCAGGGCTTGCCTGTGCGCGGTTGCTGGCCGATACCGGACTCACTGTCGCGGTCGTCGAAAAGACCGACGCACGGACGCTGGCGGATCCCGCCTATGACGGGCGCGAGATCGCACTCACCCACTTGTCGCGCCGGATCATGCAGCAGGCGGACATGTGGGACCGGATCGATCCGGCGGCGATTGCGCCCGTCGCCGCCGCGCGGGTCAGCAACGGCGATTCGCCGTACGCACTGCACTTCGATCGTGGCGTATCCGGTGTCGGGAGCCTCGGCTTTATGGTCTCCAACCACCTGATCCGCCGCAGCGCCTGGGCGGCGGTGCAGGACTGCCGCCGCGTCACGCTGCTGACCGACGCCGAGGTGTGCGCTGCCGGCAGCGACCGGCAGCAGGCCTGGATCAGGCTCGCCGATGGGCGCACGCTGACTGCGGCGCTGCTGGTGGCGGCGGACAGCCGCTTCTCCGCTGTGCGGCGTATGCTGGGGATCGCGGCTTCGATGCACGACTTCGGGCGTACCTGCATCGTGTGCCGGATGGCCTGCGAGTCGCCGCATGCAGGCATCGCGTGGGAATGTTTCCAGTACGACCGTACGCTCGCCGTGTTGCCGCTCAATGGCAACTGCTGCTCGGTGGTCATCACGCTGGATGCGCAGGACAGCGCTGCCGTGCTCGCCATGCCGCCGGCGGAATTCGCGCATGACATCGCGCGTCGCATCGATCACCGCCTGGGTGCCATGCGCCTGGTCAGCGCGCTGTTCCCGTATCCCCTGGTGGCGGTCTACGCCGAACGCTTTCATGCCCGTCGCTGCGTACTGGTGGGCGATGCGGCCGTCGGCATGCATCCGGTGACGGCACACGGTTTCAATTTCGGCCTGCGCGGCGCGCACACCCTGGCGCAGGCAGTGGGCAGGGCGCACGCCGCGGGCCGGGACTTTGCCGGCGCGGGTGTCCTGCACGGCTACCACAGCGCGCATGTCCGGGCGACCCGGCCGGTCTATCTCGGCACCAATGCGCTGGTGCGGCTGTATACCCGGACGGATCCGCTGGCGCGGGTGGCGCGGCGCGCCCTGCTGGTGGCGGGCAATCGTCTGCCCCCGTTGCGCCGCCTGATCACGAACCGCCTGACCGAGGTGGCCTGA
- a CDS encoding sodium:proton antiporter has protein sequence MPAWEHMDFWNLLALLLTLTALFGYLNDRWLRQPAVIGIMLLALLFSLLLISLHHLGVDLSRPARALLTQVHFEKTLLHGMLGYLLFAGALQIDVGRLRHSAWVVTALATVGTLLSTLLIGTIAYGTLHWIGLQAPVAACMLLGALISPTDTVAVLAILKHVGAPRTLEIQIAGESLFNDGISLTLFILFFAMTYQNATTSWPAILAIFSREVFGGILLGAALGWGSFYLMQRVGDNTAVILLSLAVASGGFALARQLDVSAPLAMVVAGLVVGHQGRRHALTLAGRDRLDLFWQVVDDILNAILFLLIGLEILALPSHGVYLGAILVLIPVTLIARGISTGLPWLLLRRRHHFDAGALPVLVWGGLRGALSVAMALSLPAGDIRDAIVAITYGIVVFSILVQGTTIRPLIARWMTAPGEH, from the coding sequence ATGCCTGCCTGGGAGCACATGGATTTCTGGAACCTGCTGGCGCTGCTGCTGACGCTGACGGCGCTGTTCGGTTACCTGAACGATCGCTGGCTCAGGCAACCGGCGGTGATCGGCATCATGCTGCTGGCGCTGCTGTTCTCGCTGCTGCTGATCAGCCTGCATCACCTCGGCGTGGACCTGAGCCGGCCGGCGCGCGCCCTGCTCACCCAGGTGCATTTCGAGAAGACGCTGCTGCACGGCATGCTCGGCTACCTGCTGTTCGCCGGCGCCTTGCAGATCGATGTCGGCCGGTTACGCCACAGCGCCTGGGTCGTGACGGCGCTGGCGACAGTCGGGACACTGCTCTCCACACTGCTGATCGGCACCATCGCCTACGGCACCCTGCACTGGATCGGCCTGCAGGCGCCGGTGGCGGCCTGCATGCTGTTGGGTGCGCTGATCTCGCCGACGGACACCGTGGCCGTACTCGCCATCCTCAAGCATGTGGGGGCGCCGCGCACCCTCGAGATCCAGATTGCCGGCGAGTCCCTGTTCAACGACGGTATCTCGCTGACGCTGTTCATCCTGTTCTTCGCGATGACCTATCAAAATGCCACGACCTCGTGGCCCGCCATACTGGCAATCTTCTCCCGGGAGGTGTTCGGGGGCATCCTGCTCGGCGCCGCGCTGGGCTGGGGCAGCTTCTACCTGATGCAAAGGGTCGGTGACAACACCGCTGTCATCCTGCTCTCACTGGCGGTGGCCAGTGGCGGCTTTGCCCTGGCACGGCAGCTGGACGTCTCCGCACCGCTTGCCATGGTCGTGGCCGGACTCGTCGTGGGCCACCAGGGTCGCCGACATGCGCTGACGCTGGCCGGACGCGACCGGCTGGACCTGTTCTGGCAGGTCGTGGACGATATCCTCAACGCCATCCTGTTCCTGCTCATCGGGCTCGAAATCCTCGCCCTGCCGTCGCACGGCGTCTATCTCGGTGCAATCCTCGTCCTGATACCCGTCACCCTGATCGCCCGCGGCATCAGCACCGGCCTACCGTGGCTGCTGCTGCGGCGCCGGCATCACTTCGATGCTGGTGCGCTGCCCGTGCTGGTCTGGGGCGGGCTGCGCGGCGCGCTGTCCGTGGCCATGGCACTGTCGCTGCCCGCCGGCGACATCCGCGACGCCATCGTCGCGATCACCTATGGCATCGTGGTGTTCTCCATCCTGGTTCAGGGCACCACCATCCGTCCACTGATCGCGCGGTGGATGACCGCGCCAGGGGAGCACTAG
- a CDS encoding superoxide dismutase — MHTLPELPYRHDALEPYLSRETLDYHYGKHHRAYVDKLNELVKGTDFEQVSLEALVRATRPAADRSSAVYNNAAQAWNHAFYWRCLTPQAARPATQLREALAARFGSLDDFQLQFARAAVSTFGSGWTWLVAADGGRLEIVSTANADTPLATGQVPLLACDVWEHAYYIDYRHARAEYLAAFWKLVDWSFVAANLQQVQPTSHAA; from the coding sequence ATGCATACCTTACCCGAACTTCCCTATCGTCACGATGCACTCGAGCCCTATCTCTCGCGTGAAACCCTCGATTACCACTACGGCAAGCACCACCGCGCCTACGTGGACAAGTTGAACGAACTCGTCAAGGGTACGGACTTCGAGCAGGTGTCGCTCGAGGCGCTGGTCCGTGCCACCCGGCCTGCAGCAGATCGCAGCAGCGCCGTGTATAACAACGCGGCCCAGGCCTGGAATCACGCCTTCTACTGGCGCTGTCTAACACCACAGGCCGCCCGGCCTGCAACGCAGCTGCGGGAAGCGCTCGCCGCACGCTTCGGTTCGCTGGATGATTTCCAGCTGCAGTTTGCGCGTGCAGCGGTCAGTACCTTCGGTTCCGGCTGGACCTGGCTCGTGGCTGCGGACGGCGGGCGGCTGGAAATCGTCAGCACTGCCAACGCGGATACCCCGCTGGCAACAGGCCAGGTGCCGCTGTTGGCGTGCGACGTCTGGGAGCACGCCTATTACATCGACTACCGCCATGCGCGCGCCGAGTATCTGGCTGCGTTCTGGAAGCTCGTCGACTGGAGCTTCGTTGCCGCGAACCTGCAGCAGGTGCAGCCGACGTCACACGCCGCCTGA
- a CDS encoding DUF3096 domain-containing protein, with product MTFDLLLFSPWLALLAGIAILVMPRLLNYIVAVYLILVGIIGLSAQL from the coding sequence ATGACGTTCGATTTGTTGCTGTTCTCACCCTGGCTTGCACTCTTGGCCGGCATCGCGATCCTGGTCATGCCGCGCTTGCTGAACTACATCGTTGCCGTTTATCTGATCCTGGTCGGCATCATCGGGCTCAGCGCACAGCTGTGA
- a CDS encoding MarC family protein: MTTILLHWHDYLKVLVGLLAIVNPLLAIPAFIALTPDSSERNRRAIAARTALSVAIIIALTVVAGGPVLRAFGIQIAAFQVGGGILILLMAIAMLHARMSGARHTDDEAEEARGKEDIAVVPLALPLLAGPGAISTVIIYSHQDASAAHRIALIVIGLIVAAAVWAALRAALPVARVMGTTGLNIASRIMGLILAAIAVEFITRGLGVLLPGLAH; this comes from the coding sequence ATGACGACGATCCTGCTACACTGGCACGACTATCTCAAGGTGCTCGTCGGTCTGCTCGCCATCGTCAATCCGCTGCTGGCCATACCCGCATTCATCGCGCTCACCCCCGACAGCAGTGAACGTAACCGGCGCGCGATTGCGGCGCGTACCGCCCTGTCCGTGGCCATCATCATCGCCCTGACCGTGGTGGCGGGAGGGCCGGTGCTGCGGGCGTTCGGTATCCAGATCGCCGCCTTCCAGGTCGGGGGCGGGATTCTGATCCTGCTCATGGCGATCGCCATGCTGCATGCCAGGATGAGCGGTGCCAGGCATACGGATGACGAAGCGGAGGAGGCGCGTGGCAAGGAGGATATTGCGGTGGTTCCGCTCGCGCTGCCGCTGCTGGCCGGCCCCGGGGCGATCAGCACCGTCATCATCTACTCGCACCAGGATGCTTCCGCTGCCCACAGGATTGCGCTGATCGTGATCGGGCTGATCGTCGCCGCTGCCGTCTGGGCGGCGCTGCGCGCGGCGCTACCCGTTGCGCGGGTAATGGGTACGACCGGCCTCAATATCGCGAGCCGGATCATGGGGCTGATCCTGGCGGCCATCGCCGTCGAGTTCATCACCCGCGGTCTCGGCGTGCTGCTACCCGGTCTGGCGCATTAG
- a CDS encoding sigma-54 dependent transcriptional regulator: MPDTLLIIEDEQLLGAELMRHFRQAGWDVNWAKTVTDARRNLFERGLDPLVVLSDINLPDGNGLDLLDEERQRGRRSEWVLLTGYGEVPDSVRAIRLGAFDFLTKPCELDHLDLVVNGAARSAGAQRRLQDESEHRARRYTPESFVGRSAPARQVRELLARLTQVPFSALIITGETGTGKGLAARIIHHAGPRADGPLIEVNCAALPHDLLESELFGHEAGAFTGARGRRRGLLEQAHGGTIFLDEIGELPVDLQAKLLKVIEDRSLRRLGGEREIAVDIQVLAATNQNIEEQIRTGGFRPDLYHRLSVFMLELPPLRDRLADVRDLVPLFVAEFNAIAGKKVSEIGEDIWQRLTAHAWPGNVRELRNVMERCVLFATDQHFPAAWLQLGVAGPATAGQGAGSEADRLCLPLDGSVGLDDMVGRIIEAMLRRHGNNVAETSRVLKTTREKVRYRIEKYNIRVSD, translated from the coding sequence ATGCCTGATACCCTGTTGATCATCGAGGACGAACAGCTGCTCGGCGCCGAACTGATGCGCCACTTCCGGCAGGCGGGCTGGGACGTGAACTGGGCAAAGACGGTCACGGATGCACGGCGCAACCTGTTCGAGCGCGGGCTGGATCCCCTGGTCGTGCTGTCCGACATCAATCTGCCGGACGGCAATGGACTGGATCTGCTGGACGAGGAACGGCAGCGCGGCAGGCGCAGCGAATGGGTGCTGCTGACCGGATACGGCGAGGTGCCTGACTCGGTTCGCGCCATCAGGCTGGGTGCGTTCGATTTTCTCACCAAACCCTGCGAACTGGACCATCTCGATCTGGTCGTCAACGGTGCGGCTCGCAGTGCCGGCGCCCAGCGCCGCCTGCAGGACGAGAGCGAACACCGGGCGCGTCGATATACCCCGGAGTCCTTTGTCGGCCGCAGCGCGCCGGCACGCCAGGTACGCGAACTGCTGGCACGGCTCACCCAGGTCCCGTTCAGCGCCCTGATCATCACGGGGGAAACGGGCACCGGCAAGGGCCTGGCGGCGCGCATCATTCACCATGCCGGTCCGCGTGCCGACGGTCCGCTGATCGAGGTTAACTGCGCGGCATTGCCGCACGATCTACTGGAATCCGAGCTCTTCGGTCATGAGGCCGGCGCCTTCACCGGTGCCCGGGGACGCCGGCGCGGACTGCTCGAGCAGGCGCACGGCGGCACGATCTTTCTTGACGAGATCGGCGAACTGCCGGTCGACCTGCAGGCCAAGCTGCTCAAGGTCATCGAGGATCGCAGCCTGCGGCGGCTCGGCGGCGAACGCGAGATTGCAGTCGATATCCAGGTGCTGGCGGCGACCAACCAGAATATCGAGGAGCAGATCCGCACGGGCGGCTTCCGGCCGGATCTGTATCACCGGCTGAGCGTCTTCATGCTGGAACTGCCGCCGCTGCGGGACCGGCTTGCCGATGTCCGCGACCTGGTGCCCCTGTTCGTCGCCGAGTTCAACGCCATCGCCGGCAAAAAGGTCAGCGAGATAGGCGAGGACATCTGGCAGCGACTGACTGCCCACGCCTGGCCGGGCAACGTGCGCGAGCTGCGCAACGTAATGGAGCGTTGTGTGCTGTTTGCGACAGACCAGCATTTCCCGGCCGCCTGGCTACAGCTCGGCGTAGCAGGGCCAGCCACAGCCGGGCAGGGTGCCGGCAGCGAGGCCGACCGGCTGTGTCTGCCGCTGGACGGTTCCGTGGGGCTGGACGACATGGTCGGGCGGATCATCGAGGCCATGCTCAGGCGCCATGGCAACAATGTCGCCGAGACCTCGCGGGTGCTCAAGACCACGCGCGAGAAGGTGCGCTACCGTATCGAGAAATACAATATCAGGGTGTCGGACTGA